In a single window of the Vicinamibacterales bacterium genome:
- a CDS encoding MFS transporter, which yields MPHSFSRLSPIQWTICGVAALGFAFDIYELLMLPLIVRPALLELIGAAPGTPAFNLWVGMLFFVPAVVGGTFGLLGGYLTDLFGRRRVLVWSILLYAGSALAAGFATSIEMLLFLRCTTFAGVVVEFVAAVAWLAELFPEPKQREAVLGYTQAFSSIGGLLVSGAYFLAVTYGDSLPEIQGGHEAWRYTLMSGVIPALPLIVVRPFLPESPTWYQKKMAGTLKRPSIGELFQPAYRQTTIVTAIMFACAYGAAFGAIQQAPRIVPGLEEIAMLARVQQEQIIGTVQFVQEMGGLTGRLLLAFFAVRIVARRRLLRVFQVPGLLLVPPVFLFATTTSLPMLQFGLFVAGVCTVAQFSFWGNYLPRVYPTHLRGTGESFAANIGGRMIGTSFALVTTQLTNVMPGENPAVQLAYASAIVGLFVYALGFTASFWLPEPQSEALPE from the coding sequence ATGCCACACTCTTTCAGCCGTCTATCTCCAATCCAATGGACAATTTGCGGAGTCGCTGCTCTTGGCTTCGCGTTCGACATTTACGAGCTATTGATGTTGCCGCTCATCGTGCGTCCAGCACTGCTTGAATTAATTGGTGCTGCGCCAGGTACTCCCGCCTTCAACCTCTGGGTAGGCATGCTTTTCTTCGTGCCAGCGGTGGTCGGCGGCACGTTCGGCCTATTGGGAGGTTATCTTACAGATCTATTCGGACGCCGGCGTGTGCTGGTCTGGAGCATTCTCCTATACGCGGGCTCTGCGCTAGCTGCGGGGTTCGCTACGTCTATCGAAATGCTACTGTTCTTACGCTGCACAACCTTTGCTGGCGTTGTTGTGGAGTTTGTCGCGGCCGTTGCGTGGCTCGCCGAGTTATTCCCTGAGCCGAAACAACGTGAAGCAGTGCTCGGCTACACGCAGGCTTTTTCGTCAATAGGCGGCCTTCTTGTCAGTGGAGCTTATTTTCTTGCTGTTACCTATGGCGATTCATTACCGGAGATCCAAGGTGGTCATGAGGCTTGGCGTTACACCCTGATGTCTGGCGTGATTCCAGCTTTACCTCTCATTGTGGTCCGACCTTTCTTACCTGAGTCGCCGACGTGGTACCAGAAGAAAATGGCAGGTACATTAAAGCGGCCCAGCATCGGCGAGCTGTTCCAACCGGCGTATCGGCAGACAACCATCGTGACGGCGATAATGTTTGCGTGTGCCTATGGTGCGGCGTTTGGTGCGATACAGCAGGCGCCGCGAATTGTCCCAGGCCTTGAGGAGATCGCGATGCTGGCACGCGTTCAACAAGAACAGATTATCGGCACTGTTCAATTCGTTCAGGAGATGGGAGGGCTCACCGGTCGGTTACTCTTGGCTTTCTTTGCTGTTCGGATTGTTGCTAGGCGCCGATTACTGCGAGTGTTTCAGGTGCCGGGCCTGCTACTTGTGCCGCCAGTATTCCTATTCGCTACGACCACCAGCCTTCCAATGCTTCAGTTTGGCTTATTCGTCGCCGGTGTATGTACCGTCGCGCAGTTTAGTTTTTGGGGCAACTATCTTCCGCGCGTGTATCCCACGCACCTTCGAGGTACTGGTGAGAGTTTCGCGGCTAATATCGGTGGGCGAATGATCGGAACGTCATTCGCTTTGGTGACGACGCAGTTGACCAATGTCATGCCTGGAGAAAACCCTGCGGTACAGCTAGCGTATGCTTCCGCGATTGTCGGCCTGTTCGTTTACGCCTTGGGATTCACAGCCAGCTTCTGGTTACCAGAACCCCAAAGCGAGGCATTACCGGAATGA
- a CDS encoding PQQ-binding-like beta-propeller repeat protein produces the protein MRRRLLFIILTVSIFFIPVKAKDWPQWRGPHLNGTSEETGLPVTWTNSENIAWKLEMPAWTGATPIVSGEHIFLNVADGEDISLWAVDRQTGKPVWRRRLSDGNVKRRKQNMSSPSPVTDGKHVWVMTGTGILTQFDFDGNKGWTRNIQADYGQFGLNWGYASSPLLYEDGLYVPVLHGMRTDDPSYILRVDTATGKTVWRVERPTNARRESPDAYITPALLQYDDTTEIVTTGGDVVTGHDPETGAELWRADGLNPKNNGAYRIVASPVVMDGVIYAPTRERPLLALRAGGRGDITTSHLIWTTQNGPDVPTPVTDGTYFYIVNDRGIVFCLDAKTGETIYGPQRITPGTYSSSPVLADDKIYVTNEDGTTTVYSAGPEFRILAENVMDEYTLSSVAISEGQLFLRTDSFLYAVGERREN, from the coding sequence ATGCGTAGAAGGCTATTGTTCATCATCTTAACCGTTTCCATTTTTTTCATTCCCGTTAAAGCCAAGGATTGGCCGCAGTGGCGTGGGCCGCATCTCAATGGCACTAGTGAAGAGACGGGTTTACCAGTCACCTGGACGAATAGTGAGAACATCGCCTGGAAACTCGAGATGCCGGCCTGGACTGGTGCCACTCCTATCGTTTCTGGTGAGCACATCTTTCTCAACGTCGCCGATGGCGAGGACATCTCTCTTTGGGCTGTTGATCGCCAAACAGGAAAGCCGGTATGGCGGCGCCGATTAAGTGATGGCAATGTCAAACGTCGCAAGCAGAACATGTCATCACCTTCGCCAGTGACTGATGGCAAACACGTTTGGGTGATGACCGGAACCGGTATCCTCACGCAGTTCGATTTTGACGGGAACAAAGGATGGACTCGTAACATTCAGGCAGACTATGGCCAGTTCGGACTCAACTGGGGCTACGCCTCGTCGCCGTTGCTGTATGAGGACGGCCTCTATGTGCCGGTACTGCACGGTATGCGGACCGATGATCCCTCCTATATCCTGCGGGTCGATACGGCGACTGGTAAGACCGTCTGGCGTGTCGAACGTCCTACAAACGCACGTCGTGAGTCACCGGACGCCTACATCACTCCCGCGCTGTTGCAGTACGACGACACAACCGAGATCGTCACAACGGGCGGTGATGTGGTTACTGGACACGATCCTGAAACCGGTGCCGAGTTGTGGCGTGCTGACGGGTTGAATCCAAAGAATAACGGCGCGTATCGGATTGTTGCGTCGCCTGTAGTCATGGACGGGGTAATCTATGCGCCGACCAGAGAGCGCCCATTGCTTGCACTTCGTGCAGGTGGTCGAGGAGACATCACAACCTCACATCTTATTTGGACAACTCAAAATGGTCCGGACGTGCCGACACCGGTCACCGATGGTACTTACTTCTACATCGTCAATGACCGCGGGATTGTATTCTGTCTCGATGCGAAGACAGGTGAGACAATTTATGGACCACAACGGATCACGCCCGGCACCTACAGTTCTTCACCAGTACTGGCTGACGATAAGATCTACGTGACGAATGAGGATGGCACGACGACCGTTTATAGTGCAGGTCCCGAGTTTAGGATCCTCGCGGAGAATGTGATGGACGAATACACGCTGAGTTCGGTTGCGATTTCCGAAGGACAACTTTTCTTACGGACCGACTCGTTTCTCTATGCGGTTGGTGAACGCCGGGAGAACTAA
- a CDS encoding FtsX-like permease family protein, which yields MTLGRLVKRSLTYYWRVNLTVVAGVAVAVSILGGALLVGESVRSSLRALALGRLGQTDTVITSPTFFRDALSAELAAGPPTSDLFDAAVPLIALDGFVTDPATGRRVSGVRVYGVDDRFWRFHKRTTQLAPDRNEMFLGEALVRELKVDIGTALLVRVARPSEVPLGSLHGRRDDVGRTVRLTVGSILAPSELGEFSLRQLQGPARAVFVSLSRLQELLDINREVNTILLSKRVGALGSPAVQVANVQAALRKTATLDDLSVTVRELAERGALVVESAAGMVNAAVADAVLASAGEMGLHPQPILTYLINRLSLGPRDVPYSLVTGVDFSSFSDLSSRAQRRTGLWPEALEYPPILLNEWAVRDLGARQGDIISAEYYVWEDTGSLVTRQADFQLHGVLSIAGDAADRELAPVYKGVTDVESMVDWDPPFPIDLSAIDSRDEEYWDRYRTTPKGFVELADGQDLWRSRYGQLTSVRLLTDNIEDLTSTAVTYRRTLVANIDPIAAGIGVKPVRAVALRASVGAIDFGEYFAYFSFFLVVSALLLVSLFFQFGIEQRLQEIGMLQAFGFPLQAIRSLFWREAIVLGVGGGLFGMVCAVGYAQVIIYGLRTWWVDAVGTTLLSLHVTLETLGAGAAGGVIAALLTIAVSLRSLKGVSPRGLLGGAPLPQLAHGMKQTRAISAWTHISGWVGPVVLVASSFTLVIAARAGALNATIGFFGAGTLLLCALLGFAWTWLRRMVLGSISEPRLWPLVQLGVRNSSHRPGRSVLCIALIALAAFLIVAVGAFHRSEGDVRDRASGTGGFTLLADSLFPVGDDLDQTAGRNRLGLSEYEGSLFDGVDFERFRVRAGDDASCLNLYRPTDPRVIGVSDSFIADNRFTFGATLARTPAELENPWHLLRRELPDGVVPALADANSLTYVLHLAVGDEIVLNRDTDREVRLRIVAALADSVLQSELVVSEAQFRRVFPEQEGFNFFMIDVPEDRVSQVTVALEERLTDFGFDVVPTAERLAMFHRVENTYLVTFQTLGVLGLLLGTIGLGAVLLRNVLERRREIALLRVIGYDRQHLMFMVLTENLLLLMLGLGIGACSALIAIAPAWYERGQQLPFALIGWLLVTVALAGAISSLAATRVMARSPLLAALKAE from the coding sequence GTGACCCTCGGACGCTTGGTCAAGCGCAGCCTAACCTACTACTGGCGAGTGAACCTTACGGTCGTAGCGGGTGTTGCTGTTGCTGTATCGATCCTTGGGGGCGCGTTGCTTGTGGGGGAATCGGTACGTAGTTCTCTGCGCGCGCTCGCGCTCGGTCGGCTCGGGCAGACTGACACTGTTATCACGTCACCGACATTCTTCCGCGATGCACTCTCTGCTGAGCTGGCGGCAGGTCCGCCAACGTCTGATCTGTTCGATGCAGCGGTGCCACTTATTGCACTCGATGGTTTTGTCACCGACCCAGCCACCGGCCGGCGAGTGTCTGGCGTACGAGTGTACGGAGTCGACGACCGGTTTTGGAGATTTCATAAGCGCACAACACAGTTGGCTCCTGATCGAAACGAAATGTTTCTCGGTGAAGCACTAGTGCGGGAACTCAAAGTGGACATCGGCACGGCACTGCTTGTGCGGGTGGCGCGCCCGTCGGAGGTGCCGCTGGGCTCGTTGCATGGCCGGCGCGATGATGTCGGTCGGACCGTGCGACTAACAGTCGGGTCCATCTTGGCGCCCTCGGAGCTCGGTGAGTTCTCACTCCGTCAGCTCCAAGGGCCCGCCCGCGCGGTTTTCGTTTCACTCTCGCGTTTGCAAGAACTATTGGATATCAACCGTGAAGTTAACACGATCTTACTGTCGAAGCGCGTAGGCGCGCTGGGGTCCCCAGCGGTTCAGGTTGCCAATGTGCAGGCAGCCTTACGCAAAACGGCCACGCTCGACGATCTTTCCGTAACTGTCAGGGAGCTAGCCGAACGTGGTGCCCTAGTAGTTGAATCAGCCGCCGGAATGGTTAATGCTGCCGTGGCCGACGCAGTGTTGGCGTCTGCTGGCGAGATGGGGCTGCATCCACAGCCGATTCTGACGTATCTCATTAATCGTTTGAGCCTTGGACCTCGCGACGTACCGTATTCGCTGGTCACTGGTGTTGACTTTTCATCATTTTCGGATTTGTCATCCCGTGCGCAACGTCGAACGGGACTCTGGCCAGAAGCACTCGAATATCCACCAATTCTTCTAAACGAATGGGCAGTCCGTGACCTAGGTGCGCGCCAAGGAGACATCATCAGCGCCGAGTACTACGTCTGGGAAGACACTGGCAGCCTAGTCACGAGGCAGGCTGATTTTCAGCTTCACGGAGTGTTGTCGATTGCTGGTGACGCCGCCGATAGAGAACTTGCCCCCGTTTACAAAGGGGTGACCGACGTGGAGAGCATGGTCGACTGGGACCCACCGTTTCCAATTGACCTTAGTGCTATTGACTCGCGTGATGAGGAGTACTGGGACCGTTACCGGACCACGCCGAAGGGATTCGTGGAGTTGGCTGATGGTCAGGACCTGTGGCGGTCTCGGTACGGACAGCTCACGTCAGTCCGGTTGCTCACTGACAATATCGAAGACCTAACGTCAACCGCCGTTACCTACCGCCGAACCTTGGTCGCCAACATTGACCCAATTGCGGCTGGTATTGGCGTGAAGCCAGTCCGGGCGGTCGCGCTTAGGGCATCGGTTGGAGCGATCGACTTCGGGGAGTACTTCGCATACTTTAGCTTTTTTCTCGTTGTATCTGCGTTACTACTTGTCAGCTTGTTCTTCCAGTTTGGTATCGAGCAGCGGTTGCAAGAAATCGGCATGCTTCAGGCGTTCGGGTTTCCTCTTCAGGCGATCCGGTCGCTGTTTTGGCGTGAAGCTATTGTTCTCGGTGTTGGTGGTGGGTTGTTTGGGATGGTCTGCGCTGTTGGGTATGCCCAGGTCATTATTTACGGGCTACGCACTTGGTGGGTGGACGCAGTAGGCACGACACTGTTGAGTCTGCACGTGACTCTGGAGACACTGGGTGCCGGTGCAGCGGGCGGTGTTATTGCGGCACTGCTGACGATTGCCGTCAGCCTGCGGTCACTCAAGGGCGTGTCACCGCGTGGTCTCCTTGGTGGGGCGCCGCTGCCACAGCTTGCTCACGGCATGAAGCAGACGCGTGCAATCTCGGCCTGGACGCACATCTCAGGCTGGGTTGGGCCGGTGGTGCTTGTAGCGAGTAGTTTCACACTTGTCATCGCAGCGCGCGCAGGAGCACTGAACGCGACTATTGGTTTCTTTGGTGCTGGCACCCTATTGCTGTGCGCGCTACTGGGCTTTGCCTGGACTTGGCTGCGTCGAATGGTCCTGGGTTCGATTAGTGAACCAAGGCTTTGGCCACTTGTTCAACTTGGCGTGAGAAATTCCAGTCACCGCCCAGGTCGGAGCGTACTCTGTATCGCGCTCATCGCCTTGGCTGCTTTCTTGATCGTAGCAGTTGGCGCGTTTCACCGGAGCGAAGGCGATGTACGGGACCGAGCGTCGGGTACCGGAGGATTTACCTTGCTAGCTGATTCATTGTTTCCGGTGGGCGATGATCTTGACCAAACCGCTGGTCGGAATCGGCTTGGGCTGTCGGAATATGAGGGCAGTCTTTTCGATGGCGTTGACTTCGAACGGTTCCGAGTGCGAGCTGGTGACGATGCTAGCTGCTTGAATCTCTACCGGCCGACCGATCCACGTGTCATCGGTGTTTCTGATAGCTTTATTGCCGACAACCGGTTTACTTTCGGTGCCACGCTAGCGAGGACACCGGCTGAACTGGAGAACCCATGGCATCTCCTAAGACGTGAGTTGCCCGATGGGGTCGTCCCAGCTCTTGCCGACGCTAACTCACTGACCTATGTGTTGCACCTAGCGGTTGGCGATGAGATCGTCTTAAACCGTGACACTGATCGAGAGGTGCGGCTGCGGATCGTTGCCGCACTAGCCGACAGCGTGTTGCAAAGCGAGTTGGTTGTGTCGGAGGCACAGTTTCGACGAGTATTTCCCGAACAGGAGGGCTTCAATTTCTTTATGATTGATGTTCCTGAAGACCGAGTTTCTCAGGTAACGGTTGCCCTTGAGGAACGGCTTACCGATTTTGGCTTTGACGTTGTGCCGACTGCCGAGCGCTTGGCAATGTTCCATCGCGTTGAGAATACCTACCTAGTTACGTTTCAGACGCTTGGCGTACTTGGACTGCTGCTTGGCACGATCGGGTTGGGTGCTGTGCTACTTCGAAACGTGCTTGAGCGACGACGGGAAATCGCACTGCTGCGAGTCATTGGCTACGACCGGCAGCATCTGATGTTTATGGTGTTGACTGAGAACCTGCTACTGTTAATGCTGGGCTTGGGGATCGGAGCTTGCTCTGCGCTGATTGCTATCGCACCCGCTTGGTATGAACGAGGCCAACAGTTGCCATTCGCGTTGATTGGTTGGCTGTTGGTAACGGTGGCTCTCGCCGGGGCAATTTCGTCGCTTGCGGCAACCCGAGTAATGGCCAGGTCGCCGCTCTTGGCTGCTCTTAAAGCGGAGTAA
- a CDS encoding ABC transporter ATP-binding protein: protein MLEVSNLSKAYSAPSGQLSVLSDVSIAMQRGESASIMGPSGSGKSTLLYILGALEPPTSGQVFLDGDDPFTLEPRALAEFRNRAIGFVFQDHLLLPQCTVIENVLLPTLVGNPLPDGHARARDLLDRVGLSERLNYRPAELSGGEKQRVALARALIRYPPLVLCDEPTGNLDRESADTVASLLLTLHREQQTVLVVVTHNQAIADRFAQKLELRGQQLLPRGSAT from the coding sequence TTGCTCGAAGTATCCAACTTATCCAAGGCATACTCGGCACCTAGCGGGCAGCTTTCGGTGCTTTCCGACGTTAGTATCGCAATGCAGCGAGGGGAATCTGCGTCGATCATGGGTCCGTCGGGGAGTGGTAAGAGCACGCTCCTCTATATCCTTGGCGCCCTCGAGCCCCCGACCTCGGGACAAGTATTCCTCGATGGTGACGACCCATTCACGCTCGAGCCGAGGGCTCTAGCGGAGTTTCGGAATCGGGCGATCGGTTTCGTCTTTCAGGATCACCTGTTGCTACCTCAATGTACCGTCATTGAAAATGTGCTATTACCGACACTCGTTGGGAACCCTCTGCCAGATGGCCACGCACGTGCCCGAGACCTTCTCGACCGGGTGGGGCTCAGCGAAAGGCTTAACTATCGGCCCGCTGAGTTGTCTGGTGGTGAAAAGCAGCGTGTCGCACTGGCTAGGGCTCTCATCCGATATCCTCCGCTCGTACTTTGTGACGAGCCGACGGGTAACCTCGACCGTGAGTCTGCTGATACCGTAGCATCCTTGCTCCTGACATTGCATCGTGAGCAGCAGACCGTATTGGTTGTGGTGACTCACAACCAGGCGATCGCCGACCGGTTCGCCCAAAAGCTCGAACTGCGCGGTCAACAACTCCTGCCCCGTGGGAGCGCGACGTGA
- a CDS encoding glycosyltransferase family 4 protein has translation MRILSITAGAANMYCGSCLRDNALAAELIARGHQVLLLPLYTPTLTDERNVSDGHVFYGGISVYLQQLLPLFRKTPHFLDRLWDTPSVIRAFAGRTVSVDPAQLGALTISVLQGENGHQRKELHKLIAWLRTQPLPDLVVLPNSLLIGLAAPLRAALGRPVCCTLQGEDLFLEALPPAQRDTALDLIRRCTNDVDHFFPVSEYYLDFMSDYLEVSQDRFDVLPLGMNFEGYPKHQATLSTRSAPFTVGYLARVAPEKGLHLLAEAYRRLREHLGVTDARLEVAGYLAPQHRSYLAEVEQHLVERGLGREFAYRGVLNRDEKIEFLSTLDVLSVPSTYPDPKGISVLEAMAGGVPVVQPGHGAFPEILERTGGGITFEANRSDLLADQLAALYCQPERMEQLRMQGAYGVRKHYSVSRMADRAVELYGHTIATAGIAAVS, from the coding sequence GTGCGAATCCTGTCGATCACGGCGGGGGCAGCCAACATGTACTGCGGGAGTTGTCTTCGCGACAACGCCTTGGCCGCCGAACTAATCGCGCGTGGTCATCAAGTGCTTCTGCTGCCACTTTACACTCCCACGCTGACTGACGAACGCAATGTCAGTGATGGGCATGTGTTTTATGGCGGGATCAGCGTTTACCTTCAGCAGCTTTTGCCACTTTTCCGTAAGACCCCCCACTTTCTCGATCGTTTATGGGACACGCCATCGGTGATTCGCGCGTTCGCGGGTCGCACGGTCAGTGTTGATCCAGCGCAGCTCGGCGCTCTGACAATTTCGGTGCTGCAAGGGGAAAACGGTCACCAGCGTAAGGAGCTGCATAAACTGATAGCTTGGCTGCGAACGCAACCGCTTCCGGATCTCGTTGTTCTTCCAAATTCTTTATTAATTGGCTTGGCCGCACCGCTGCGCGCGGCACTCGGACGTCCGGTGTGCTGTACGTTGCAAGGGGAAGACTTGTTTCTCGAAGCGCTACCGCCTGCCCAGCGCGACACTGCGCTTGATCTCATCCGTAGGTGCACGAACGATGTCGACCATTTTTTCCCGGTGAGTGAATACTACCTCGATTTTATGTCTGATTATCTTGAGGTTTCTCAGGATCGTTTTGACGTGTTACCGCTCGGCATGAATTTCGAAGGTTACCCTAAGCACCAAGCGACGTTATCGACCCGATCAGCGCCGTTCACAGTTGGCTACCTCGCTCGCGTTGCTCCTGAGAAAGGACTTCACTTGCTTGCGGAAGCCTATCGGAGGTTACGCGAACACCTCGGTGTGACGGATGCCCGCCTTGAAGTCGCAGGGTATCTGGCTCCCCAGCATCGGAGTTATCTCGCTGAGGTCGAGCAGCATCTGGTGGAACGGGGACTTGGTCGTGAGTTCGCCTACCGAGGTGTGCTCAATCGTGACGAGAAGATTGAATTTCTGAGCACCCTAGATGTATTGTCGGTGCCTAGTACCTACCCGGATCCCAAAGGTATTTCTGTTCTAGAGGCGATGGCCGGCGGCGTGCCGGTTGTCCAGCCTGGACATGGAGCCTTCCCAGAAATTTTAGAGCGTACCGGTGGGGGTATCACGTTCGAGGCAAACCGTTCAGACCTCCTGGCTGACCAATTAGCTGCTTTGTATTGTCAGCCCGAGCGTATGGAACAGTTACGCATGCAAGGGGCCTATGGTGTACGGAAACATTACAGTGTGTCCCGGATGGCCGACCGCGCAGTTGAACTGTATGGGCACACGATCGCGACAGCTGGAATAGCTGCCGTATCCTGA
- a CDS encoding aldehyde dehydrogenase family protein, producing the protein MSHFVTGEPVAEVSQANGGLVARDLRKAEQARDALREIPCTELIRIVQRAGELFQSADLPVGDALQSPEDFVRQQSATTGLPEKLCRMNMEKIGGVLAQLDQILAALTRKLNLDIFTRGFGDEGGVMRSYQAAAPVLGMVLPSNSPGVHSLWLPVVPLQVGLVLKPGPQEPWTPWRLSQAFFQAGIPRQAIALYPGEAEVGAAVLSHCPRSFIFGGTATVDHYRTNPAVQVHGPGFSKILLGDDIVDNWEQYLDLMVQSVLVNSGRSCINCSGIWASRHTREIAEALAKRLGPIEPLPPDDPKAELAAFTVPGQAEAISVEIDRALEQDGVEDATAPYHGGSRLTSQERYGYLRPTVIRAESPQLASAGKEYMFPYVTVVECPQDKMASSIGTTLVASGITYDEAFRQSLLEATNIDRLNLGPIPTTQVNWLAPHEGNIVDFLFRARAFQMA; encoded by the coding sequence ATGTCGCACTTCGTCACTGGTGAGCCCGTGGCCGAAGTGAGCCAGGCCAACGGCGGATTAGTAGCCCGGGATTTGCGAAAAGCTGAGCAAGCACGCGATGCGCTTCGAGAGATTCCGTGTACGGAACTTATCCGTATAGTGCAGCGTGCCGGCGAGCTATTTCAGTCGGCCGACTTGCCAGTCGGAGACGCGCTACAGTCGCCTGAGGATTTTGTGCGGCAACAGTCGGCGACAACCGGACTACCTGAGAAGCTTTGTCGGATGAACATGGAGAAGATCGGCGGCGTGCTGGCGCAGCTCGACCAGATTCTCGCTGCGCTGACGCGCAAGTTAAACCTCGACATTTTTACGCGGGGATTCGGTGACGAGGGCGGGGTTATGCGTAGTTATCAAGCGGCTGCGCCCGTGCTCGGAATGGTACTGCCCTCGAACTCGCCAGGTGTACACAGTCTTTGGCTGCCAGTGGTGCCGCTCCAGGTGGGGCTGGTGCTCAAACCTGGACCTCAGGAACCTTGGACTCCGTGGCGGCTGTCGCAAGCGTTCTTTCAGGCTGGCATCCCGAGACAAGCAATTGCCCTCTACCCTGGTGAGGCTGAGGTTGGCGCAGCTGTCCTCAGTCACTGTCCGCGCAGTTTCATATTTGGTGGTACTGCGACCGTTGATCACTATCGAACTAATCCGGCGGTTCAGGTACATGGGCCAGGGTTCAGCAAGATTCTGCTCGGCGACGATATCGTGGACAACTGGGAACAATATCTTGACCTAATGGTCCAGAGTGTGTTGGTCAATAGCGGGAGAAGCTGTATCAACTGTTCCGGCATCTGGGCTTCACGCCATACACGGGAGATTGCCGAAGCACTAGCCAAGCGTCTTGGGCCGATCGAACCCTTGCCACCGGATGATCCCAAAGCCGAACTCGCCGCTTTCACAGTACCTGGACAGGCTGAGGCTATTTCCGTCGAGATTGACCGTGCGCTTGAGCAAGATGGCGTTGAAGATGCGACTGCGCCCTACCATGGTGGCAGTCGCCTAACGAGTCAGGAGCGCTATGGCTATCTTCGGCCAACCGTGATCCGAGCTGAGTCGCCGCAACTGGCCTCAGCTGGTAAAGAGTACATGTTTCCCTATGTCACTGTCGTGGAATGTCCTCAGGATAAGATGGCCTCATCAATTGGGACGACGCTCGTTGCCAGCGGCATCACGTATGATGAGGCCTTCCGTCAGTCTTTACTAGAGGCGACCAACATTGATCGTCTCAACCTGGGACCGATTCCAACGACCCAGGTCAACTGGCTAGCTCCCCACGAAGGGAACATCGTCGATTTTCTGTTCCGGGCGAGAGCCTTTCAGATGGCATAG
- a CDS encoding MOSC domain-containing protein, protein MSGRVERIWIKRSKQHNMDEIGEVRVKAGKGIVGNADQGGWRQITLITHERWEELMRELGVSLDPSNRRANLLLSGIELANTGERVLEVGDTLLRVRGETHPCDLMEQVVPGLRDAMARGWGGGVFAEVLIDGSISVGDTARWSDESNKS, encoded by the coding sequence ATGAGCGGACGGGTTGAACGAATCTGGATCAAGCGCTCTAAACAACACAACATGGATGAAATCGGTGAAGTGCGTGTCAAAGCCGGCAAGGGGATCGTGGGTAATGCAGACCAGGGTGGTTGGCGACAAATCACACTCATCACCCACGAACGTTGGGAAGAACTAATGCGCGAACTCGGAGTCTCGCTTGATCCCTCGAACCGACGTGCCAACTTGCTTTTGTCAGGCATAGAGCTCGCTAACACCGGTGAGCGTGTACTCGAAGTTGGCGACACCCTTCTACGGGTGCGGGGAGAAACTCACCCTTGCGACCTAATGGAGCAAGTGGTCCCCGGGTTGCGCGACGCCATGGCCCGAGGGTGGGGCGGAGGTGTGTTCGCAGAGGTTCTCATCGACGGCTCAATCTCAGTCGGCGACACGGCGCGTTGGAGTGACGAGAGCAACAAGTCGTGA
- a CDS encoding bile acid:sodium symporter family protein has translation MRTLALLTAAFPVWVLVASTIALYHPPSFTWFSGTSITVGLGIIMLSMGMTLDVEDFRRIAKHRRLIVPGVVLQYTVMPLLGWSIGYLFNLPTEFAVGLVLVASCPGGTASNVISFLAKADVALSVTMTTVSTMLAVGMTPMLTALLAGSRVDIPTTDLLLDIVQVVIVPVVLGVSLNRYAPKVTRSILPVAPFVAVITITIIVASIIGAGKQQVLTAGLSLLFAVFTLHIGGFVLGYAAGRLILGQERAARTVSIEVGMQNSGLGVVLARQNFASPLVAIPCAISAVFHSLIGSLAAAVWRRKP, from the coding sequence GTGAGAACCTTAGCACTACTCACAGCGGCGTTTCCGGTTTGGGTGCTCGTCGCCAGTACGATCGCACTTTACCACCCTCCGTCCTTTACCTGGTTCAGTGGAACTTCCATCACGGTTGGCCTCGGCATCATTATGCTTAGCATGGGAATGACCTTGGATGTCGAGGACTTCCGCCGAATCGCAAAGCACCGGCGTCTAATCGTGCCCGGCGTGGTTCTCCAGTACACCGTCATGCCCCTCCTCGGGTGGAGTATCGGTTATCTCTTCAACCTACCCACCGAATTCGCAGTTGGGCTCGTACTGGTCGCGTCTTGTCCAGGTGGTACAGCATCGAACGTTATCTCGTTTCTCGCCAAAGCTGATGTGGCACTGTCTGTAACGATGACCACGGTATCAACGATGCTTGCCGTCGGTATGACCCCGATGCTTACTGCGCTCCTCGCAGGTAGTCGAGTTGACATACCTACCACTGACCTACTGCTGGACATCGTGCAGGTCGTGATTGTTCCAGTTGTCCTTGGAGTGAGCCTAAATCGTTACGCACCAAAGGTTACACGGTCTATATTACCGGTGGCGCCTTTCGTGGCAGTGATCACGATCACCATCATCGTGGCTTCGATTATCGGCGCAGGCAAGCAGCAGGTGCTGACCGCTGGCCTCAGCTTACTATTCGCCGTCTTCACCCTACACATTGGCGGGTTCGTGTTGGGCTACGCTGCCGGCCGACTGATTCTGGGGCAGGAGCGGGCCGCACGGACCGTGTCCATTGAGGTTGGTATGCAGAACTCGGGATTAGGCGTCGTACTCGCCCGTCAGAATTTCGCAAGTCCGCTCGTCGCCATTCCGTGTGCGATTTCAGCCGTTTTCCACTCGCTCATTGGTAGCCTAGCTGCAGCTGTCTGGCGCCGGAAGCCATAG